A window of the Lolium perenne isolate Kyuss_39 chromosome 7, Kyuss_2.0, whole genome shotgun sequence genome harbors these coding sequences:
- the LOC127311550 gene encoding protein CYCLOPS isoform X2, which yields MEMEGRGLSELFRNTSEEIFLKAVMENSIGVAAPPSMEMMGFRNMSQSFREDSEELFNSWLMNGEIPGFGHLNNRPRQPSRLSSEAAALPTQQHEIARQNFLGDNLIPENSAVHPEYSINHNQQSLKNAAEKGMQASDLLLAKTWFHCTQPMTRSRSSELRRYAAMQSNVPPITVGTTRAANQLRLDFTNTNATNGAPMGNTPIQTSTFVSPSCSSTSPLDSPHMVPQDTVTSVVSMLKDTLERKKHGSHANKDIPHCNSFGFYDNQQFQHNTFGGTDIFPLVATSHVQDSLVFPEVEGPTELNAGSFVTPANQIWISTTSREPSQSGSSTAMTAQSAGFEVCDELRPMGQALSACESTRRNAANGTADCRSTGKEYRGKVLQDNMKDDKKRVTLTRMGSISSEQAVDRGDPTKKRRVERTRKMAEAKERSSTPVIPSDMQAVLKRCENLEKEVRSLKLNLSFMNRKDSEQTKQIEDLQKQNEDMAEEKERLQEEIERLASDSAS from the exons ATGGAGATGGAGGGCAGGGGTCTGTCTGAACTGTTCAGGAACACCAGCGAGGAGATCTTTCTGAAGGCAGTGATGGAGAACTCGATTGGAGTGGCAGCACCGCCAAGCATGGAGATGATGGGGTTCAGAAACATGTCACAAAGTTTCAGAGAAGACAGCGAGGAGTTGTTCAACAGCTGGCTTATGAATGGAGAG ATTCCAGGCTTTGGTCACCTGAATAATCGGCCTCGACAACCATCTAG GTTGTCATCAGAAGCAGCTGCCCTTCCTACTCAACAACATGAGATTGCTCGACAAAATTTTCTCGGCGACAACTTGATTCCTGAGAATTCTGCAGTTCATCCTGAATACTCGATTAACCACAACCAGCAATCGCTCAA GAATGCAGCAGAGAAAGGAATGCAAGCCAGTGATCTACTCTTGGCGAAG ACCTGGTTTCACTGCACTCAACCAATGACTAGAAGCAGATCTTCAGAACTAAG GCGGTATGCTGCAATGCAAAGTAACGTGCCACCAATAACCGTGGGAACAACGAGAGCAGCTAACCAGTTGAGACTAGATTTTACAAACACAAATGCAACAAACGGTGCCCCAATGGGCAACACTCCCATTCAGACTTCAACATTTGTAAGTCCCTCGTGTTCATCGACATCCCCTTTGGATAGTCCGCATATGGTACCGCAGGATACTGTTACCTCAGTGGTGAGCATGCTCAAGGATACACTCGAGCGCAAGAAGCACGGTAGCCATGCCAACAAGGACATCCCACATTGCAATTCGTTTGGGTTTTACGACAATCAGCAGTTTCAACACAACACTTTTGGAGGAACAGATATCTTCCCACTGGTGGCAACTTCCCATGTTCAGGACTCCCTGGTATTTCCTGAAGTTGAGGGACCCACAGAACTAAATGCCGGGAGCTTTGTTACTCCAGCAAACCAAATTTGGATCAGTACGACGTCTAGAGAGCCTTCACAGAGTGGATCATCTACAGCTATGACGGCTCAATCAGCCGGATTTGAGGTATGCGATGAACTACGCCCCATGGGGCAAGCACTGTCTGCGTGCGAGAGCACTAGAAGAAATGCTGCAAATGGGACAGCTGACTGTAGATCAACAGGAAAAG AATACAGAGGGAAGGTACTACAAGATAATATGAAGGATGATAAAAAG AGAGTGACCCTGACTAGAATGGGATCCATCTCATCAGAACAAGCAG TTGATAGAGGAGATCCTACAAAGAAACGCAGGGTTGAGCGCACACGCAA AATGGCAGAAGCGAAGGAAAGAAGTTCCACACCAGTAATACCATCTGACATGCAAGCGGTACTTAAGCGATGTGAAAATCTAGAGAAGGAAGTCAGATCGCTAAAGCTTAACTTGTCATTCATGAATCG GAAGGATTCTGAACAGACGAAGCAGATCGAGGACCTTCAGAAGCAAAACGAAGACATGGCAGAAGAGAAGGAGCGGCTGCAAGAGGAGATTGAACGCTTGGCCTCCGATTCCGCCTCATGA
- the LOC127311550 gene encoding protein CYCLOPS isoform X1: MEMEGRGLSELFRNTSEEIFLKAVMENSIGVAAPPSMEMMGFRNMSQSFREDSEELFNSWLMNGEIPGFGHLNNRPRQPSRLSSEAAALPTQQHEIARQNFLGDNLIPENSAVHPEYSINHNQQSLKNAAEKGMQASDLLLAKTWFHCTQPMTRSRSSELRRRYAAMQSNVPPITVGTTRAANQLRLDFTNTNATNGAPMGNTPIQTSTFVSPSCSSTSPLDSPHMVPQDTVTSVVSMLKDTLERKKHGSHANKDIPHCNSFGFYDNQQFQHNTFGGTDIFPLVATSHVQDSLVFPEVEGPTELNAGSFVTPANQIWISTTSREPSQSGSSTAMTAQSAGFEVCDELRPMGQALSACESTRRNAANGTADCRSTGKEYRGKVLQDNMKDDKKRVTLTRMGSISSEQAVDRGDPTKKRRVERTRKMAEAKERSSTPVIPSDMQAVLKRCENLEKEVRSLKLNLSFMNRKDSEQTKQIEDLQKQNEDMAEEKERLQEEIERLASDSAS, from the exons ATGGAGATGGAGGGCAGGGGTCTGTCTGAACTGTTCAGGAACACCAGCGAGGAGATCTTTCTGAAGGCAGTGATGGAGAACTCGATTGGAGTGGCAGCACCGCCAAGCATGGAGATGATGGGGTTCAGAAACATGTCACAAAGTTTCAGAGAAGACAGCGAGGAGTTGTTCAACAGCTGGCTTATGAATGGAGAG ATTCCAGGCTTTGGTCACCTGAATAATCGGCCTCGACAACCATCTAG GTTGTCATCAGAAGCAGCTGCCCTTCCTACTCAACAACATGAGATTGCTCGACAAAATTTTCTCGGCGACAACTTGATTCCTGAGAATTCTGCAGTTCATCCTGAATACTCGATTAACCACAACCAGCAATCGCTCAA GAATGCAGCAGAGAAAGGAATGCAAGCCAGTGATCTACTCTTGGCGAAG ACCTGGTTTCACTGCACTCAACCAATGACTAGAAGCAGATCTTCAGAACTAAG AAGGCGGTATGCTGCAATGCAAAGTAACGTGCCACCAATAACCGTGGGAACAACGAGAGCAGCTAACCAGTTGAGACTAGATTTTACAAACACAAATGCAACAAACGGTGCCCCAATGGGCAACACTCCCATTCAGACTTCAACATTTGTAAGTCCCTCGTGTTCATCGACATCCCCTTTGGATAGTCCGCATATGGTACCGCAGGATACTGTTACCTCAGTGGTGAGCATGCTCAAGGATACACTCGAGCGCAAGAAGCACGGTAGCCATGCCAACAAGGACATCCCACATTGCAATTCGTTTGGGTTTTACGACAATCAGCAGTTTCAACACAACACTTTTGGAGGAACAGATATCTTCCCACTGGTGGCAACTTCCCATGTTCAGGACTCCCTGGTATTTCCTGAAGTTGAGGGACCCACAGAACTAAATGCCGGGAGCTTTGTTACTCCAGCAAACCAAATTTGGATCAGTACGACGTCTAGAGAGCCTTCACAGAGTGGATCATCTACAGCTATGACGGCTCAATCAGCCGGATTTGAGGTATGCGATGAACTACGCCCCATGGGGCAAGCACTGTCTGCGTGCGAGAGCACTAGAAGAAATGCTGCAAATGGGACAGCTGACTGTAGATCAACAGGAAAAG AATACAGAGGGAAGGTACTACAAGATAATATGAAGGATGATAAAAAG AGAGTGACCCTGACTAGAATGGGATCCATCTCATCAGAACAAGCAG TTGATAGAGGAGATCCTACAAAGAAACGCAGGGTTGAGCGCACACGCAA AATGGCAGAAGCGAAGGAAAGAAGTTCCACACCAGTAATACCATCTGACATGCAAGCGGTACTTAAGCGATGTGAAAATCTAGAGAAGGAAGTCAGATCGCTAAAGCTTAACTTGTCATTCATGAATCG GAAGGATTCTGAACAGACGAAGCAGATCGAGGACCTTCAGAAGCAAAACGAAGACATGGCAGAAGAGAAGGAGCGGCTGCAAGAGGAGATTGAACGCTTGGCCTCCGATTCCGCCTCATGA